A genomic window from Oceanobacillus timonensis includes:
- the tmk gene encoding dTMP kinase: protein MTKGLFITFEGGDGAGKTTILNQIYEELTARGIEVIKTREPGGIRISEKIRDIIHNPLHLEMEERTEALLYAAARRQHLVEKVFPALEAGKVVLCDRFVDSSLVYQGYARGIGIDEVYAINKFVIQNCMPDVTLYFDITPRKGLERIAANADREKNRLDLETVEFHEKVYQGYQLIRSRFPERFQTVDAERSLEAVYQDVFKRITALLNK from the coding sequence ATGACAAAGGGTTTGTTTATTACATTTGAAGGTGGCGATGGAGCCGGCAAGACCACCATTCTAAATCAGATTTATGAAGAACTGACAGCACGAGGAATAGAAGTTATCAAGACGAGAGAGCCGGGAGGAATTCGAATCTCTGAGAAGATTAGAGATATTATTCATAATCCGCTCCATCTTGAAATGGAAGAACGAACAGAAGCATTGTTATATGCAGCAGCAAGAAGGCAGCACCTTGTAGAAAAGGTTTTCCCGGCTTTAGAAGCAGGCAAAGTCGTATTATGCGACCGTTTTGTGGACAGCAGTCTCGTTTATCAGGGATATGCAAGAGGCATTGGCATCGATGAGGTGTATGCTATTAATAAATTTGTCATTCAAAACTGTATGCCGGACGTAACGCTTTATTTCGATATTACTCCCAGGAAAGGGCTGGAGCGTATTGCAGCAAATGCTGACCGAGAAAAAAATCGCCTGGATTTAGAAACGGTTGAATTTCATGAGAAAGTCTATCAGGGCTACCAGTTAATCCGATCCCGTTTCCCGGAGCGTTTTCAAACAGTCGATGCAGAACGTTCGCTTGAAGCAGTATATCAAGATGTATTTAAAAGAATAACTGCTTTGTTAAATAAATAA
- a CDS encoding aminotransferase class I/II-fold pyridoxal phosphate-dependent enzyme, with the protein MDQQRMPLAEHLQAFTKNNPISFHVPGHKHGQIFSSAYQEEFQHMLRWDVTEITGMDDLHAPAGIIAEAENLAAAFFQTKRTHFLVGGSTAGNLAMILATCQPGDKVLIQRNCHKSVMNGVELAGATPVLLAPEWDDNVKRFTSPSYETVTAAILQHPDAKALFLTYPDYFGQTYHLKAMIEKAHQSHIPVLVDEAHGVHFALGDPFPASAIELGADAVVHSAHKMAPAMTMASYLHIVTDRIHQAQIAHYLQIIQSSSPSYVLMASLDMARHFLAHFSDEERIKTIKSVEHVKTLLTSFPFWKMVPSADPLKLTFHVKHSFSTKSVMSALEKAGIFPELATDEQILFVHGLASFTQINSLKKRLKTMEHPLKKSVNRATIEETNFFPNKIQELDLSYQKMNSETTYLVPMKESIGDIAAEAVIPYPPGIPLLLKGEKIKAVHIARLEKLMEQGVRIQHRDAGIRIYKNEGERR; encoded by the coding sequence ATGGACCAACAGCGTATGCCATTAGCAGAGCATTTACAGGCATTCACCAAAAACAATCCGATCTCTTTTCATGTTCCTGGACATAAGCATGGACAGATTTTCTCTTCTGCGTACCAAGAAGAATTTCAGCACATGCTGCGCTGGGATGTAACAGAAATAACAGGGATGGATGATTTACACGCACCTGCAGGCATTATCGCGGAAGCGGAAAATCTGGCTGCTGCTTTTTTTCAGACGAAGCGTACACATTTTTTGGTTGGCGGTTCGACAGCTGGTAATCTGGCGATGATACTTGCCACATGTCAGCCTGGAGATAAGGTGTTGATTCAGCGTAATTGTCATAAATCGGTGATGAACGGCGTAGAATTAGCTGGAGCAACTCCTGTTTTACTGGCGCCGGAGTGGGATGATAACGTCAAAAGGTTTACGAGTCCAAGTTACGAAACAGTAACAGCAGCAATACTACAGCATCCGGATGCCAAAGCGTTGTTTCTTACCTATCCGGATTATTTTGGACAGACCTATCATCTGAAAGCAATGATTGAGAAAGCACATCAATCTCATATCCCGGTTCTGGTGGATGAAGCGCATGGTGTGCATTTTGCTTTGGGAGACCCATTCCCTGCTTCAGCAATAGAACTGGGGGCGGATGCTGTCGTTCACTCTGCGCATAAAATGGCTCCGGCAATGACAATGGCTTCTTATTTACATATTGTAACGGACCGAATACATCAAGCTCAAATTGCCCATTATTTACAAATCATTCAATCAAGCAGTCCATCTTACGTGCTTATGGCTTCATTAGATATGGCAAGACATTTTTTAGCCCATTTTTCAGATGAAGAACGAATAAAAACGATAAAAAGTGTCGAACATGTGAAGACTTTGTTGACATCTTTTCCTTTTTGGAAAATGGTGCCTTCAGCGGATCCATTAAAGTTAACGTTTCACGTGAAACATTCTTTTTCGACAAAGTCCGTTATGAGCGCACTCGAAAAAGCAGGTATTTTTCCGGAACTTGCTACAGATGAGCAAATATTATTTGTTCACGGATTAGCTTCCTTTACACAAATAAATTCGTTGAAAAAAAGGTTGAAAACGATGGAGCATCCATTAAAAAAATCAGTAAATCGTGCTACAATAGAGGAGACAAACTTTTTCCCGAATAAGATTCAGGAATTGGATTTGTCTTATCAAAAAATGAATAGCGAAACAACGTATCTGGTCCCAATGAAGGAAAGTATAGGAGACATAGCTGCTGAGGCGGTTATACCTTATCCGCCTGGCATCCCGCTCCTTTTAAAAGGAGAAAAAATCAAAGCAGTGCATATCGCGCGCTTGGAGAAATTAATGGAACAGGGCGTCCGGATACAGCATAGGGACGCGGGGATACGCATATATAAAAATGAAGGGGAACGAAGATGA
- a CDS encoding sigma factor G inhibitor Gin, which yields MKQQKIQGYEYCGICEEPKENGIHLYSMFLCSECEHNMIHTEPREEKYQYYLSKLKNIKQSTLH from the coding sequence ATGAAACAGCAAAAAATACAAGGATATGAGTATTGTGGAATTTGTGAGGAACCAAAGGAGAACGGTATTCATTTATATTCCATGTTTCTATGTTCCGAGTGTGAGCATAATATGATTCATACAGAGCCACGGGAAGAAAAATACCAATACTATCTTTCAAAATTAAAAAATATTAAACAATCAACATTACATTAA
- a CDS encoding pro-sigmaK processing inhibitor BofA family protein produces MSSTLFISIIIGLIILLFIVGAPVKPMKYVGKATIRLGIGALLLFFLNVLGGAIGLHIPINLFTVLVSGFLGIFGVGSLAAIHLFVL; encoded by the coding sequence ATGAGTTCAACACTATTTATTAGCATTATTATTGGATTGATTATTCTATTATTTATCGTAGGGGCACCGGTAAAACCAATGAAATATGTGGGAAAAGCAACGATAAGACTGGGGATAGGTGCATTGCTGCTGTTTTTCTTGAATGTGTTGGGAGGGGCAATCGGCTTGCATATTCCAATTAATCTATTTACAGTTCTGGTATCCGGATTTCTTGGTATATTTGGTGTTGGATCTCTGGCAGCAATTCATTTATTCGTTCTTTGA
- a CDS encoding DUF1648 domain-containing protein — MENNPPVLKLKMTFIEKLLNVVGILSFSGVMMYMIYTWNAVPNLVPGHYNVSGEVTRWGGREELFILLAVGVLLWIGMTVLERFPHVHNYKNLTEANIKGQYINSRMMMNVLKNEIAILFPFIIWNDIRVARGFSSYMNTWSLIIIVLILTGTLVFFIVRSNRQKRKAANTS; from the coding sequence ATGGAAAATAATCCGCCTGTTCTAAAATTAAAAATGACTTTTATTGAAAAGTTGTTGAATGTTGTAGGAATACTGAGTTTTTCAGGTGTCATGATGTATATGATTTATACATGGAATGCGGTTCCCAATCTGGTCCCGGGTCATTATAATGTATCCGGTGAAGTGACACGATGGGGAGGGAGAGAAGAGTTATTTATTCTCTTGGCTGTTGGGGTGCTCCTATGGATCGGGATGACTGTTCTAGAACGATTTCCACACGTACATAATTATAAAAACCTTACTGAAGCAAATATAAAAGGACAATATATCAATTCCCGAATGATGATGAATGTCTTGAAAAATGAGATAGCGATTCTTTTTCCTTTTATTATCTGGAATGATATTCGGGTTGCGAGAGGTTTTTCTTCTTATATGAATACATGGTCTCTCATTATCATCGTTCTTATTCTAACAGGAACGCTCGTTTTCTTTATTGTTCGGTCTAATCGCCAGAAAAGGAAAGCGGCGAATACATCTTAG
- a CDS encoding YaaL family protein yields MAKKLKKQDMDQALLNALYQVEDEWRQLQDYARKSIDPSQNGEREVSLARSKYMMLLKEARIRHVKATRF; encoded by the coding sequence ATGGCAAAGAAATTAAAGAAACAAGATATGGACCAAGCGCTTCTGAATGCTTTATATCAGGTAGAAGATGAATGGAGGCAGCTTCAGGATTATGCCCGGAAAAGCATTGACCCCTCGCAAAACGGGGAGAGAGAGGTTTCGTTGGCACGATCGAAATATATGATGTTATTAAAAGAAGCACGAATCCGTCATGTGAAGGCAACGCGGTTTTAA
- the recR gene encoding recombination mediator RecR, which yields MYYPEPITKLMDSFSKLPGIGPKTAARLAFFVLDMKDDDVMNFANALVNAKRELTHCSVCGNITDQDPCAICQDTSRDGSIICVVQDPKDVIAMEKMKEFRGKYHVLHGAISPMDGIGPEDINVPDLINRLKDEEVEELILATNPNIEGEATAMYISRLVKPSGIRTTRIAHGLPVGGDLEYADEVTLSKALEGRRDV from the coding sequence ATGTATTATCCAGAGCCGATAACGAAGCTGATGGACAGTTTCTCCAAATTACCGGGAATCGGTCCAAAAACAGCAGCACGTCTGGCTTTCTTTGTTTTAGATATGAAAGACGATGATGTTATGAATTTTGCCAATGCATTAGTTAATGCGAAACGGGAGCTGACCCATTGTTCGGTTTGTGGAAATATTACGGACCAGGATCCATGTGCAATTTGCCAGGATACCAGCCGGGACGGATCTATCATTTGTGTGGTACAGGATCCGAAAGACGTGATTGCGATGGAAAAAATGAAAGAATTTCGCGGCAAATACCATGTGCTGCATGGGGCCATTTCACCGATGGACGGGATTGGACCAGAGGATATTAATGTGCCGGATTTAATCAATCGCTTGAAGGATGAAGAAGTCGAAGAGTTGATTTTGGCAACAAATCCAAATATTGAAGGGGAAGCAACAGCGATGTATATTTCCCGATTAGTTAAACCTTCCGGAATCCGTACAACGCGAATTGCTCATGGATTGCCGGTTGGCGGCGATTTAGAATATGCGGATGAAGTCACGTTGTCCAAAGCATTGGAAGGAAGAAGAGACGTCTAA
- a CDS encoding YbaB/EbfC family nucleoid-associated protein, which yields MKGNMNNMMKQMQKMQKKMMKAQEELHEMTFEASAGGGMVTVHANGKKEITDIEIKEEVVDPDDIEMLQDLILTATNDVITQIDDKTNATMGQFTQGMNMPGMF from the coding sequence ATGAAGGGAAATATGAATAACATGATGAAGCAAATGCAAAAAATGCAGAAGAAAATGATGAAAGCACAGGAAGAATTACATGAAATGACTTTTGAAGCTTCTGCAGGCGGCGGTATGGTGACTGTTCATGCAAATGGTAAAAAAGAGATTACAGATATCGAGATAAAAGAAGAAGTCGTTGATCCGGATGACATCGAAATGCTGCAGGATTTGATTTTAACGGCCACAAATGATGTTATAACGCAAATTGATGACAAAACAAATGCTACAATGGGACAATTCACACAAGGAATGAATATGCCAGGAATGTTCTAA
- the dnaX gene encoding DNA polymerase III subunit gamma/tau, which translates to MSYQALYRVWRPRTFEDVVGQEHITRTLQNAITQDKFSHAYLFSGPRGTGKTSAAKIFAQTINCEHAPVKEPCNECAACRGIQDGSISDVIEIDAASNTSVDDIRDIRDKVKYAPSAVPYKVYIIDEVHMISVNAFNALLKTLEEPPKHVVFILATTEPHKIPLTIISRCQRFDFKPISNQAIVERLQKIMQAEGVSVTNEALESVALAAEGGMRDALSILDQAISYSEDQVELEDVLAVTGGVSQEVLTNIIRAMIGQDVQTVLHGLDQMIQTGKDPGKFVQDLIYFLRDLLLYKSSSGLADLLERAVANESFEALAGQVENSWIQQAIIALNQCQQEMKWSNSPKIFIEVALLSITDQFGKTQASGQTHPEAADQSAVVGQLQQKLQTMEQDIAKLKEAPPQQQDAGNTAPAPERRRSSSRNSRNTYKIPFDRIRDTLGKAEKKELKDVHAQWANFLNQLKTTNAPAHATIQDSKPAAASADTLIVAFKYEIHCSLFLDHREMVESILGNLDKHRTIIPIPEKEWNELRSEYVQKQEKPDEQKEEQGGDPLVDEARKLFGDDLLEIHD; encoded by the coding sequence ATGAGTTATCAAGCTTTATACCGCGTCTGGCGCCCAAGAACATTTGAAGATGTTGTAGGGCAGGAACATATCACGAGAACGTTACAAAATGCCATTACCCAAGATAAATTTTCGCATGCTTATCTATTCTCTGGTCCAAGAGGAACAGGGAAAACAAGCGCTGCAAAGATTTTTGCGCAAACGATTAATTGTGAGCATGCACCTGTGAAAGAGCCGTGTAATGAATGTGCGGCATGCAGAGGGATTCAGGATGGTTCTATTTCTGATGTCATTGAAATTGATGCGGCATCGAATACAAGTGTCGATGATATTCGTGATATCCGGGATAAAGTAAAATATGCACCGAGCGCTGTACCTTACAAAGTGTATATTATTGATGAAGTGCATATGATTTCTGTTAATGCATTTAATGCGCTTCTGAAAACGTTGGAGGAACCACCGAAGCATGTTGTATTTATTCTGGCAACGACAGAGCCGCATAAAATCCCATTAACGATTATTTCCCGTTGCCAGCGTTTTGATTTTAAACCGATTTCCAACCAGGCTATTGTGGAGAGATTACAGAAAATCATGCAAGCGGAAGGTGTTTCTGTTACAAATGAAGCTTTAGAATCTGTTGCATTGGCAGCAGAAGGCGGTATGCGGGACGCACTCAGTATATTGGACCAGGCTATTTCCTACAGTGAAGATCAGGTAGAGCTGGAAGATGTGCTCGCCGTAACAGGCGGCGTGTCCCAAGAAGTATTAACGAATATCATCCGTGCCATGATTGGGCAGGATGTACAGACCGTTCTCCATGGGCTGGATCAGATGATTCAAACCGGAAAAGATCCTGGCAAGTTTGTACAGGATTTAATCTACTTTTTGCGTGATTTGCTTTTATATAAAAGCTCGTCCGGATTGGCGGATTTATTAGAACGCGCGGTAGCAAATGAATCGTTTGAAGCACTGGCCGGTCAGGTTGAAAACAGCTGGATTCAGCAGGCAATTATTGCATTGAATCAATGCCAGCAAGAAATGAAATGGTCCAACAGCCCGAAAATCTTTATTGAGGTAGCGCTGTTGTCCATCACGGATCAGTTTGGGAAAACGCAAGCGTCCGGTCAAACACACCCGGAAGCGGCGGACCAGTCTGCAGTTGTCGGTCAGCTTCAACAGAAACTGCAGACGATGGAGCAAGATATTGCAAAATTAAAAGAAGCACCACCACAGCAGCAGGACGCTGGAAATACCGCCCCTGCACCGGAAAGACGCCGATCCAGTTCCAGAAATTCACGAAACACATATAAGATTCCTTTTGATCGGATTCGTGATACACTGGGGAAGGCAGAGAAAAAAGAATTAAAAGACGTGCATGCCCAATGGGCAAACTTCTTAAATCAATTAAAGACGACCAATGCCCCGGCGCATGCGACCATTCAGGACAGCAAACCTGCCGCAGCTTCAGCAGATACATTGATTGTTGCGTTTAAATATGAAATTCATTGTTCGCTATTTCTTGATCACCGGGAAATGGTCGAATCCATATTAGGAAATCTGGATAAACACCGCACAATTATTCCTATTCCGGAAAAAGAATGGAATGAATTGCGCAGCGAATATGTTCAAAAGCAGGAAAAACCCGATGAACAGAAGGAAGAGCAGGGAGGAGACCCTCTGGTAGATGAGGCTCGTAAGCTCTTTGGAGATGACCTTTTAGAAATTCATGATTAA
- a CDS encoding putative holin-like toxin has translation MATFDVLSLMISFGLLIIAILSFHDKDQK, from the coding sequence GTGGCTACTTTCGATGTCCTGTCTTTAATGATCAGTTTCGGCCTGCTGATTATAGCTATTCTGAGCTTTCATGATAAAGACCAAAAGTAA
- a CDS encoding NADH:flavin oxidoreductase/NADH oxidase — translation MAHLTQPFTLKNLKLKNKIVMAPMCQYSVDAEDGIPNDWHFVHYTSRAVGGAGLILIEMTDVDPDGRITNNDLGLWSDAHTPAYKKIVDAVHKQGAKIGIQIAHAGRKAEDANPPVAPSAIPVTEDSKMPRALTTEEVRETIQQFQDAAKRAVEAGFDTIELHGAHGYLIHQFHSPLINQREDEYQELSYFGVQIIRAIKDVIPADMPLLMRISAVEYMDDGYDIYHALEIAKKYQAAGVDMFHISSGGEAPPGKHKPATNPGYQIPFARKFKEELDIPVIAVGILEDPLLAESVIGNGDADLVAIGRGMLKNPYWAICASEQLGDTIEPARQYKRAYPKKR, via the coding sequence ATGGCTCATTTAACACAACCTTTTACATTAAAAAACCTGAAGTTAAAAAATAAAATTGTTATGGCACCAATGTGTCAATATTCCGTTGATGCGGAGGATGGCATTCCAAATGACTGGCATTTTGTCCACTATACGTCGCGTGCAGTCGGCGGCGCCGGTTTAATCTTGATTGAGATGACAGATGTCGATCCGGATGGCCGTATTACAAATAACGATCTTGGTTTGTGGTCAGATGCACATACACCAGCTTATAAAAAAATTGTTGATGCTGTTCATAAACAGGGCGCCAAAATCGGTATTCAAATTGCTCATGCAGGCAGAAAGGCAGAGGATGCAAATCCGCCGGTCGCTCCATCCGCAATCCCTGTTACAGAAGATAGTAAAATGCCGCGCGCGTTAACAACAGAAGAAGTCCGGGAAACCATCCAACAATTTCAAGATGCAGCAAAACGGGCTGTTGAAGCTGGGTTTGATACGATTGAACTACATGGTGCGCATGGTTATTTAATTCATCAATTCCATTCGCCGTTAATCAATCAGCGGGAGGATGAATATCAGGAATTATCTTATTTCGGGGTACAAATTATCCGTGCGATAAAAGATGTGATTCCTGCAGATATGCCACTGCTTATGCGTATTTCAGCTGTTGAGTATATGGATGACGGCTATGATATCTACCATGCCTTAGAAATTGCGAAAAAATATCAGGCAGCCGGTGTTGATATGTTTCATATTTCCAGCGGTGGAGAGGCGCCTCCAGGAAAACACAAACCGGCAACCAATCCGGGTTACCAGATTCCTTTTGCACGTAAGTTTAAAGAAGAACTGGATATACCGGTGATTGCTGTCGGGATTTTAGAAGATCCTTTACTGGCTGAATCTGTTATCGGAAATGGGGATGCTGATTTAGTTGCGATTGGCCGCGGGATGTTGAAAAATCCTTATTGGGCGATTTGTGCCAGCGAGCAGCTGGGAGATACAATAGAACCAGCAAGACAATATAAGCGTGCTTACCCGAAAAAACGATGA
- the tadA gene encoding tRNA adenosine(34) deaminase TadA: protein MTEEISVSQDEKYMAAALQEARRAWLLNEVPIGAVVVKDGEIIGRGFNLRESIQTTLTHAELLAIQDANQEVGSWRLENCTLYVTLEPCPMCAGAIVQSRIKRVVYGASDPKAGCAGTLMNLLEEPRFNHQVEVTSGVLEPQCSTVLKNFFKELRQKNNDNDSESKE from the coding sequence ATGACGGAAGAAATATCTGTAAGTCAAGATGAAAAGTATATGGCAGCAGCCCTGCAAGAGGCACGCAGAGCTTGGCTTTTAAATGAAGTTCCGATTGGTGCCGTCGTTGTAAAGGATGGAGAAATTATTGGCAGAGGTTTTAATCTGCGGGAATCGATACAAACCACGTTAACCCATGCAGAGCTGCTTGCCATTCAGGATGCGAATCAGGAAGTCGGCAGCTGGAGGTTAGAGAATTGTACGTTGTACGTTACATTGGAACCGTGTCCCATGTGTGCCGGAGCCATTGTCCAATCAAGGATCAAACGTGTGGTTTACGGGGCAAGTGACCCCAAGGCTGGCTGTGCCGGAACACTGATGAATTTATTGGAGGAGCCGCGTTTTAATCACCAGGTTGAAGTAACATCCGGTGTCCTGGAACCACAGTGCAGTACAGTTTTAAAGAATTTTTTTAAAGAACTGCGGCAGAAAAATAATGATAACGATTCGGAATCAAAAGAATAG
- a CDS encoding isochorismatase family cysteine hydrolase, whose translation MTPENTALIFIDVINDFNFDGGDDLLANTKDILPNLIKLREFAKEKSIPIIYVNDHYGLWQADFREIINHCRNEKSKEIIDKIKPDNKDYFLIKPQHSAFFQVPLHALLTDMKRTHLILAGIAGDICILFTAKDAYMYKFSLSIPNNSIASEGIDNNNYALYLMESVMDADVSPI comes from the coding sequence ATTACACCAGAGAACACAGCACTTATTTTCATCGATGTCATCAACGATTTTAATTTTGATGGCGGCGATGACCTGCTTGCCAATACAAAAGACATCTTGCCAAACTTAATCAAATTGCGGGAGTTCGCTAAAGAAAAATCGATTCCTATTATCTATGTTAATGACCATTATGGTTTATGGCAAGCAGACTTCCGGGAAATTATCAATCATTGCAGAAATGAAAAAAGTAAAGAGATTATCGATAAAATCAAGCCGGATAATAAGGATTATTTTCTCATTAAACCACAACATTCGGCTTTCTTTCAAGTACCCTTACATGCACTTTTAACCGACATGAAGCGTACGCATCTTATTTTGGCAGGTATTGCCGGTGATATTTGTATCCTGTTTACGGCAAAGGATGCCTATATGTATAAATTCAGTCTTTCTATTCCTAACAACAGCATTGCTTCAGAAGGAATAGATAATAATAATTACGCGCTTTATTTGATGGAATCTGTGATGGATGCAGATGTTTCCCCCATTTAG
- a CDS encoding LysM peptidoglycan-binding domain-containing protein gives MQIYVVKQGDTIEQIADTYGSSVQDIVNANELDAPNQLVIGQALVIPIVGQFYFVQAGDTLSSVAAQFNLSTDELAAINGLNANQMIYPGLRLYIPPAQKEPITANAYVEPMGEEVSQTLETAVSTYSPFLTYLSLFSYRVNRDGTLTAPPAGNLISSAKENNASIAMVITNLEEGSFSSEVGHIILTVQAVQNQLLDEIVNIATEQGFRDVHFDFEFLLPEDREAYNTFLRTAKERFTQAGLQISTALAPKTSAEQTGQWYEAHDYRTHGEIVDFVVLMTYEWGYSYGPPMAVSPLNAVRDVVEYAVSEIPSEKILLGQNLYGYDWTLPFVEGGEAATAVSPLHAVEIAWENNAAIQFDNTAQAPYFMYVDASGQEHEVWFEDARSIQAKFDLIREFQLLGITYWKLGLAFPQNWLLLNNEFEIRKLDA, from the coding sequence TTGCAAATATACGTTGTTAAACAAGGTGATACGATAGAACAAATTGCCGATACATACGGATCCTCTGTTCAAGATATTGTTAACGCGAATGAATTAGATGCACCCAATCAATTAGTTATTGGGCAAGCGCTTGTTATTCCCATTGTCGGGCAATTTTACTTTGTGCAGGCTGGTGATACACTTTCTTCTGTTGCAGCTCAATTTAACCTCTCCACAGATGAACTGGCTGCAATAAATGGATTAAATGCAAATCAGATGATTTATCCTGGATTACGTTTGTATATTCCGCCGGCACAGAAAGAACCAATTACAGCAAACGCTTATGTTGAACCAATGGGAGAAGAGGTTTCACAAACACTAGAAACAGCAGTAAGCACCTATTCGCCTTTTTTAACTTATCTTAGTCTATTCAGTTATCGTGTGAACCGGGATGGCACGCTCACAGCCCCGCCAGCGGGAAATCTGATTTCTTCTGCGAAAGAAAACAATGCCTCGATTGCAATGGTCATTACCAATTTGGAAGAAGGTTCCTTCAGCTCCGAGGTTGGACATATTATCTTAACGGTGCAGGCTGTTCAAAACCAACTATTGGATGAAATTGTTAATATTGCAACAGAACAAGGCTTTCGTGATGTGCACTTTGATTTTGAATTTCTGTTACCGGAAGACCGGGAAGCTTATAATACCTTTTTACGTACAGCAAAAGAACGTTTCACCCAAGCTGGTCTGCAGATTTCTACCGCACTCGCTCCTAAAACAAGTGCCGAGCAGACAGGACAATGGTATGAAGCTCATGATTACCGGACACATGGGGAAATTGTTGATTTTGTCGTGTTAATGACTTATGAATGGGGCTATAGCTATGGTCCACCGATGGCTGTGTCTCCGCTGAATGCCGTGCGGGATGTGGTGGAGTATGCCGTCTCAGAGATTCCATCAGAAAAAATATTACTTGGTCAGAATTTGTATGGTTATGATTGGACACTGCCCTTTGTGGAAGGTGGAGAAGCTGCCACAGCTGTTAGTCCATTACATGCTGTGGAAATTGCCTGGGAGAATAATGCCGCCATCCAATTTGATAACACAGCTCAAGCACCTTATTTTATGTATGTTGATGCTTCCGGACAGGAACATGAGGTATGGTTTGAAGATGCCCGTTCCATTCAGGCCAAATTCGATTTAATCCGGGAGTTTCAGCTTTTAGGTATTACTTATTGGAAATTAGGGCTTGCTTTCCCGCAAAATTGGCTGCTTTTAAATAATGAATTTGAAATTCGAAAATTGGATGCATAA
- a CDS encoding type 1 glutamine amidotransferase domain-containing protein: protein MGKKIATVITDLFEDVEYTDPKKAFEDAGHELVTIEKEQGNTVTGKSDGTKVTIDKGIDDVKPEDFDALFIPGGFSPDMLRADDRFVSFAKHFMDEKKPVMAICHGPQLLINAKTLDGRAATGFKSIQVDLVNAGAKFQDKEVVVCQNQLVTSRTPDDIPAFNRESVKVLG, encoded by the coding sequence ATGGGTAAAAAAATTGCAACAGTTATTACAGACTTATTTGAGGACGTAGAATATACGGATCCGAAAAAAGCATTTGAAGATGCTGGCCATGAACTTGTTACCATTGAAAAAGAACAAGGAAATACCGTAACCGGTAAATCAGATGGTACAAAAGTAACCATTGATAAAGGCATTGATGATGTAAAACCAGAAGACTTTGATGCATTGTTTATTCCTGGCGGTTTCTCCCCTGATATGCTGCGTGCAGACGATCGCTTTGTTTCATTTGCAAAACATTTTATGGATGAGAAAAAGCCGGTTATGGCCATTTGCCATGGTCCACAACTTCTTATTAATGCAAAAACACTTGATGGACGAGCAGCAACTGGTTTCAAATCCATTCAAGTAGACCTGGTAAACGCAGGTGCAAAATTCCAGGATAAAGAAGTTGTTGTTTGTCAAAATCAATTAGTAACCAGCCGTACACCGGATGACATCCCGGCATTTAACCGTGAATCCGTGAAAGTACTTGGTTAA